The Arachis hypogaea cultivar Tifrunner chromosome 14, arahy.Tifrunner.gnm2.J5K5, whole genome shotgun sequence genome has a segment encoding these proteins:
- the LOC112798061 gene encoding protein MEI2-like 4 isoform X1: MPSETMNSRNFSSSLFSFEDVSPSTMKQDEFWKSDNLSNCYEKNKIDVISTQHESNLFSSSLSELFNSKLKLSANSVLYGHSVDNIAPESEEEMVFDSIEELEAQTIGNLLPIDDDDLLAGLTDDHEIFVKDSSGDESDEQDLFASVGGMDLGHDDSSSSGQKNSEFHDDACKAKLELYNTSIAREHPSRTLLVKNVASDVGDSELKALFEQFGGIQRVYNACKQCGFVLASYYDIRAAQNAMQAHRNGFFGFRTFDIQYLIPKDDPSMKEINQGTLAVSLYDLSITNNELRRMFRPFGEIKEIFETPQSPHHKLIEFYDVRAATAALEALNRNDTARKMLKVEPSLIGYSKRVSSSVPNGVLCNPSEFATNINIEKQERLDSNSRKFCQANYNAHPMELNDCVFESSTADGGLSLPRHRYKWSNSYQHVGMTWPNSPSYFDGVCAAPTLPRFHGVHRSPPHMISNVVSMNSHLAQSAPAANYNIWDRQHPYAGETHCLDFYPQNMFPSLGGNYVDLQVLPMDVGFPFHNHREMMFHGRHNMIPMINSFGTYKERARSRRQGRSTPVDTKQYELDIERIKNGEDNRTTLMIKNIPNKYTSKMLLAAIDECHKGAYDFVYLPIDFKNKCNMGYAFINMTNPSLIIPFYQEFNGKKWEKFNSEKVATLAYARIQGKAALIAHFQNSSLMNEDKRCRPILFNTDGPNAGDQIPFPVGENVRNKPVKLSPAAT; encoded by the exons ATGCCTTCTGAAACAATGAACTCCAGAAATTTTTCTTCATCATTGTTTTCCTTTGAAGATGTTTCTCCTTCCACTATG AAGCAAGATGAGTTCTGGAAATCAGATAACCTATCTAATTGCTATG AAAAGAATAAAATTGATGTAATTTCCACTCAGCATGAAAGCAACCTCTTCTCTAGTTCTCTTTCAGAGTTGTTTAACAGCAAAT TGAAACTATCTGCAAATAGTGTTCTATATGGACATTCAGTTGATAATATTGCACCTGAATCTGAGGAAGAGATGGTTTTTGATTCTATTGAGGAACTTGAGGCTCAAACTATTGGGAATCTTCTCCCTATCGATGACGACGATTTGCTAGCTGGACTGACTGATGATCATGAAATCTTTGTTAAAGATAGTTCTGGTGATGAATCAGATGAACAGGATCTTTTTGCTAGTGTTGGAGGAATGGATTTAGGACATGATGATAGTTCATCTTCTGGACAAAAGAATTCTGAATTCCATGATGATGCTTGTAAAGCGAAACTCGAGCTTTATAATACCTCAATTGCAAGAGAACACCCTTCTAGAACATTGTTGGTGAAAAATGTTGCTAGTGATGTTGGAGATTCTGAATTGAAAGCTCTATTTGAG CAATTTGGAGGTATTCAGAGAGTTTACAATGCCTGCAAGCAATGTGGATTTGTGTTAGCATCATATTATGATATCAGAGCTGCCCAGAATGCAATGCAGGCTCACCGGAATGGATTTTTCGGCTTTAGGACGTTTGACATTCAATATCTTATTCCAAAG gatgatccttccatgaaagaaattAATCAGGGCACTCTTGCTGTCTCTCTATATGATTTATCCATTACAAATAATGAACTTCGCCGAATGTTTCGCCCTTTTGGAGAAATCAAAGAG ATTTTTGAAACACCTCAGAGTCCACATCACAAGTTGATTGAATTTTATGATGTGAGAGCTGCAACGGCAGCACTTGAAGCTTTAAACAGAAATGATACTGCTAGGAAGATGCTAAAGGTTGAGCCAAGCCTAATAGGATACTCTAAAAG GGTCTCTTCAAGTGTTCCAAATGGTGTCCTTTGTAATCCATCCGAGTTCGCGACGAACATCAATATTGAAAAACAGGAAAGGCTAGATAGCAATAGCAGGAAGTTCTGTCAAGCAAACTATAATGCACACCCCATGGAATTGAATGATTGTG TTTTTGAATCCTCTACTGCTGATGGAGGCCTTTCTCTTCCTCGCCATCGATACAAATGGAGCAACTCTTATCAGCATGTTGGAATGACATGGCCAAATTCACCCTCATATTTTGATGGAGTTTGTGCAGCTCCTACCTTACCAAGATTTCATGGTGTTCATAGGTCACCACCACATATGATCAGCAATGTTGTCTCCATGAATAGCCACCTTGCGCAATCTGCTCCGGCAGCCAACTATAACATTTGGGATAGACAACATCCCTATGCAGGGGAAACACATTGTTTGGACTTCTATCCACAAAATATGTTTCCAAGTCTTGGGGGAAACTATGTTGACCTTCAAGTCCTTCCTATGGATGTTGGATTTCCATTCCATAATCATAGGGAAATGATGTTTCATGGAAGACATAATATGATTCCCATGATCAATTCTTTTGGTACTTACAAAGAACGCGCTAGAAGCCGGAGACAAGGCAGATCAACTCCGGTAGACACTAAACAGTATGAACTTGACATCGAACGCATTAAAAATGGCGAAGATAACAGGACAACACTTATGATAAAGAACATTCCCAACAA GTATACTTCAAAGATGCTATTAGCTGCAATTGATGAGTGCCATAAAGGAGCTTATGATTTTGTTTATCTACCAATTGATTTCAAA AATAAATGTAATATGGGATATGCATTCATCAACATGACTAATCCAAGCTTGATCATACCATTTTATCAG GAGTTCAATGGAAAGAAATGGGAGAAATTCAACAGTGAGAAAGTGGCAACACTAGCATATGCTCGCATACAAGGAAAAGCAGCACTCATTGCTCACTTCCAGAATTCAAGCTTGATGAACGAGGACAAGCGCTGCCGGCCGATCCTCTTCAACACTGATGGTCCTAATGCCGGCGACCAG ATCCCTTTTCCGGTAGGCGAAAATGTTCGAAACAAACCTGTCAAGCTCTCACCTGCTGCAACATGA
- the LOC112798061 gene encoding protein MEI2-like 4 isoform X2 codes for MPSETMNSRNFSSSLFSFEDVSPSTMKQDEFWKSDNLSNCYVKLSANSVLYGHSVDNIAPESEEEMVFDSIEELEAQTIGNLLPIDDDDLLAGLTDDHEIFVKDSSGDESDEQDLFASVGGMDLGHDDSSSSGQKNSEFHDDACKAKLELYNTSIAREHPSRTLLVKNVASDVGDSELKALFEQFGGIQRVYNACKQCGFVLASYYDIRAAQNAMQAHRNGFFGFRTFDIQYLIPKDDPSMKEINQGTLAVSLYDLSITNNELRRMFRPFGEIKEIFETPQSPHHKLIEFYDVRAATAALEALNRNDTARKMLKVEPSLIGYSKRVSSSVPNGVLCNPSEFATNINIEKQERLDSNSRKFCQANYNAHPMELNDCVFESSTADGGLSLPRHRYKWSNSYQHVGMTWPNSPSYFDGVCAAPTLPRFHGVHRSPPHMISNVVSMNSHLAQSAPAANYNIWDRQHPYAGETHCLDFYPQNMFPSLGGNYVDLQVLPMDVGFPFHNHREMMFHGRHNMIPMINSFGTYKERARSRRQGRSTPVDTKQYELDIERIKNGEDNRTTLMIKNIPNKYTSKMLLAAIDECHKGAYDFVYLPIDFKNKCNMGYAFINMTNPSLIIPFYQEFNGKKWEKFNSEKVATLAYARIQGKAALIAHFQNSSLMNEDKRCRPILFNTDGPNAGDQIPFPVGENVRNKPVKLSPAAT; via the exons ATGCCTTCTGAAACAATGAACTCCAGAAATTTTTCTTCATCATTGTTTTCCTTTGAAGATGTTTCTCCTTCCACTATG AAGCAAGATGAGTTCTGGAAATCAGATAACCTATCTAATTGCTATG TGAAACTATCTGCAAATAGTGTTCTATATGGACATTCAGTTGATAATATTGCACCTGAATCTGAGGAAGAGATGGTTTTTGATTCTATTGAGGAACTTGAGGCTCAAACTATTGGGAATCTTCTCCCTATCGATGACGACGATTTGCTAGCTGGACTGACTGATGATCATGAAATCTTTGTTAAAGATAGTTCTGGTGATGAATCAGATGAACAGGATCTTTTTGCTAGTGTTGGAGGAATGGATTTAGGACATGATGATAGTTCATCTTCTGGACAAAAGAATTCTGAATTCCATGATGATGCTTGTAAAGCGAAACTCGAGCTTTATAATACCTCAATTGCAAGAGAACACCCTTCTAGAACATTGTTGGTGAAAAATGTTGCTAGTGATGTTGGAGATTCTGAATTGAAAGCTCTATTTGAG CAATTTGGAGGTATTCAGAGAGTTTACAATGCCTGCAAGCAATGTGGATTTGTGTTAGCATCATATTATGATATCAGAGCTGCCCAGAATGCAATGCAGGCTCACCGGAATGGATTTTTCGGCTTTAGGACGTTTGACATTCAATATCTTATTCCAAAG gatgatccttccatgaaagaaattAATCAGGGCACTCTTGCTGTCTCTCTATATGATTTATCCATTACAAATAATGAACTTCGCCGAATGTTTCGCCCTTTTGGAGAAATCAAAGAG ATTTTTGAAACACCTCAGAGTCCACATCACAAGTTGATTGAATTTTATGATGTGAGAGCTGCAACGGCAGCACTTGAAGCTTTAAACAGAAATGATACTGCTAGGAAGATGCTAAAGGTTGAGCCAAGCCTAATAGGATACTCTAAAAG GGTCTCTTCAAGTGTTCCAAATGGTGTCCTTTGTAATCCATCCGAGTTCGCGACGAACATCAATATTGAAAAACAGGAAAGGCTAGATAGCAATAGCAGGAAGTTCTGTCAAGCAAACTATAATGCACACCCCATGGAATTGAATGATTGTG TTTTTGAATCCTCTACTGCTGATGGAGGCCTTTCTCTTCCTCGCCATCGATACAAATGGAGCAACTCTTATCAGCATGTTGGAATGACATGGCCAAATTCACCCTCATATTTTGATGGAGTTTGTGCAGCTCCTACCTTACCAAGATTTCATGGTGTTCATAGGTCACCACCACATATGATCAGCAATGTTGTCTCCATGAATAGCCACCTTGCGCAATCTGCTCCGGCAGCCAACTATAACATTTGGGATAGACAACATCCCTATGCAGGGGAAACACATTGTTTGGACTTCTATCCACAAAATATGTTTCCAAGTCTTGGGGGAAACTATGTTGACCTTCAAGTCCTTCCTATGGATGTTGGATTTCCATTCCATAATCATAGGGAAATGATGTTTCATGGAAGACATAATATGATTCCCATGATCAATTCTTTTGGTACTTACAAAGAACGCGCTAGAAGCCGGAGACAAGGCAGATCAACTCCGGTAGACACTAAACAGTATGAACTTGACATCGAACGCATTAAAAATGGCGAAGATAACAGGACAACACTTATGATAAAGAACATTCCCAACAA GTATACTTCAAAGATGCTATTAGCTGCAATTGATGAGTGCCATAAAGGAGCTTATGATTTTGTTTATCTACCAATTGATTTCAAA AATAAATGTAATATGGGATATGCATTCATCAACATGACTAATCCAAGCTTGATCATACCATTTTATCAG GAGTTCAATGGAAAGAAATGGGAGAAATTCAACAGTGAGAAAGTGGCAACACTAGCATATGCTCGCATACAAGGAAAAGCAGCACTCATTGCTCACTTCCAGAATTCAAGCTTGATGAACGAGGACAAGCGCTGCCGGCCGATCCTCTTCAACACTGATGGTCCTAATGCCGGCGACCAG ATCCCTTTTCCGGTAGGCGAAAATGTTCGAAACAAACCTGTCAAGCTCTCACCTGCTGCAACATGA